DNA sequence from the Candidatus Fluviicola riflensis genome:
ATGGCGGTGGAACCGTATGCGACCGCTCGTTATAGTTTAGTGGAATTGACTCCGGAAACGGGCCGTACACATCAATTGCGGATTCACGCCAATAAAATCAGTCATCCTATTATCGGTGATCCGAAACATGGGAACAGGCATCACAATCATGCGTTCCAGGAACGACTTCAGTTGCCGGATTTGTTTTTGCACGCCGAACGATTAGAATTTATTCATCCGTTTACGAAAGAACGTATAGAGATTCGGGCGGAGTTTCCAGTGTTTTGGGGAAGGTTTTTTGAGGCTGCGAAAATGTTGGCAAACTGCGAAAACCGACAGTTGGGAAAGTGATTCAATCCGTCGTAATATTGCGAATTCACGACCGTTTATTTGATATGCCAATTTGCAATATTACGAACGTTATTCCCGGTTGAAAAATCGAATAAAAAATATTTTTTTTTCAAAATCCCATTGTACCAAAGGATCTTTTTCACTAGCTTAAATAAGAAAAGTCCTATGGGAGCTTCTAAAATTAAAGTATTTACAGCATCACAGAAATCATTTGCCAGAGTTGCAAAGGCTATTGGTCATCCGGCAAGAGTTGCTATTATTCAACATCTTTCAAAAGAAAATTCTGCAACTAACACAACACTTATAGAATTAACGAATTTATCTAAAGCGACTGTTCATCAACATTTACAAGAATTGGTCAGCGCAGGATTAATTGCAGGAACGTTTATTGGAAACAGACATTATTATCGGTTGCTTCCAAGTGCATTTGAACGAATAGAAAATCTGAAAAGAGTCATTGGGATTTAAAAGAGCTAATGGTAAATGAAATCACCCCATTTTTTGATGATCCAATCCGACGTAATATTGCGAATTTACATCCGTTTATTTGATATGCCAATTTGCAATATTACGAACGTTATTTTTGGCAGGGGAATTCTTTAAAATCCCACATTTTCAGTACCTTTACCCCATGCAACCCCGCATTCTCCATATCAGTTTATTTACGGCATTGATCGGTTTTGCCCTCATGGCGTGCATTTCTGAAAACGGTGAAACAAAACTCGAACTGCCCCCGCATTTTCCTGCAATGAACTACCCCGAGAACAATCAGTTCAACCAGGATAGGGTAGACTTGGGACGCAAATTGTTCTACGACCCGATTCTCTCGCGCAACAACGATATTTCCTGCGCTTCCTGCCACAAACAATCGCTGGCATTTGCTGATACTGCGGCTATTAGTCCCGGAACCGAAGGACGTATGGGCACACGTAATGCCCCGACGCTTGCCAATGTGGGGTACAATCCGACCGTATTGTTCGATGGTTTTTTGGAAACGCTGGAAAAACAGATTTTGGTTCCTATCCAGGAACATGCCGAGATGGACTTCAATATTGTGGATGTTTCCAAACGTATGAAAGCTGATCCTGCGTATGTTGCAATGAGTAAAAAAGCCTACGACCGCGAGCCTGATGCCTTTGTGATTACCCGTGCCATTTCTGCGTTTGAACGAACTTTAATCAGCAGTCATTCAAAATACGATGCGTTCCTACAGGGAAAGAAAAGACTGTCTGCGGCTGAAACGCGCGGCAAAAACCTGTTTTTTGATCGTTTGCATTGTTCTCAGTGCCACGGTGGATTCAACTTCACCGATTTCAGTGTACGAAACAACGGGTTGTTCCCCGTTTATGCCGATTCAGGCAGAATGCGGGTCACGCAACTGGAAATCGACCGCGATATGGTGAAAGTTCCCACGCTGCGCAACATTACTCTCACCGCACCTTATATGCACGACGGCCGTTTTAAAACCCTGCGCGATGTACTGAATCACTACGAAAGCGGCGGTGAACCACATCCTAACAAAAGTGCCGTTATTCAACCATTTACGTTGACGGAAGCTGAAGAAAACGACTTGATTTCATTCTTGAAAACCCTAACCGACAAGCAGTTTATCACCGATAAACGATATAGCGCTCCCAAATAAAGTGGATAAACACAGAAGCTTTTTTTAACCACATAGAGCACATAGGAAACATAGGTGTTAAACGTGTTGTTTTTTCACTATTCAGTTCGGCACTCCTCATAGGCTTTGAATATTTCTAAGCAATGCAAGCCTATGGAACTTATGTGGTTAAATTTCGTGTAATTGTCAGGCCAGTGTTTAAAAAGGCGAACCAAACGCCGGATTCTTAATAAACTGATAATCCGTCAATGTTTTCAGGAAATTCACCAAATCCATTTTGTCCTGGGCGTTTAACATCAATCCCGTAGGCATGGTATACGCCAGCTGTGGTTCCAAAGTGTTTGACGCGTGAATCCCCGAATTGTAATGTTCCACAACTTCTTCCAATGTACGGAAACGTCCATCGTGCATGTACGGAAATGTTAGCGCGATATTTCGTAAAGAAGGTACTTTGAATTTCCCTTTATCTGTTGCAGAATTGGTCACTGTCTGTCTTCCAAGGTCGGAAATTTGTGCTTCATCGTCCAAACCGTTGTTCATGTACTGATCGTTCTCGAAATTGCTGCCGCTGTGACAATGCGCGCAATCGGCCCCGGAAAGCTCCGGAAAAAACGGATTGTATTCGTCAAAAAACAACGCTCTCCCACGTTCTTCGCTTGCGCTTAAGGTGGCATTTCCGGTTAAATAACGGTCGTATTTCGATTGATTGGAAACCAGTGTAAACATAAACGCTTCCAATGCCAGTGCCATGCGATCGGAAGTGATGGAATCGTTGCCAAAAGCCTTGGAGAATTGAACCCGGTAACGTCCTTTGGCTTCCAGTTTGGCAATCGCGTTGGGCAATGTTTCGTGCATTTCCAGTGGATCCTGGATTGGTTTTAACGCCTGGTCACGCAGGAAATGCGCTCTTCCGTCCCAGAAAAATTCATTATCGTTCCAGGCCATGTTGAAAATAGCCATCGCCTGTCGTGCTCCTTGTAATCCGTCAATTCCAGTAGAAAACTGCGCTGTATCCGAAAAAGCATTATTTTGATTGTGGCAGGAAGAGCAAGACATTGTGCCATCGCCTGAAAGCAGATTTTCATAAAAGAGCATCCGCCCGAGTTCCACTTTTTCCTTCGTTAATGGATTATCGCCCGGAAGATTTGGATCGGCAAGCGTGTTGTAGTCAATCGTATAAGGAGTGAGATCCAAAGAAGTGTTCCCTGTGGGATCAAGCAATGTTTTCTTACAGGAAAAAATGACCACACCGAGTAACAAAGCCAGCCAAATACGATTCCATTTTTTCATAGACAGAATGTTGCAATTACCTATTTGATGACCAATTGTTGAGTAGTCGTTCCCTTAGCTGTATGCAGCGTTACAAAATAAATTCCTTCTTCAGGCAATGTCAGTGATTTTGTGGTTGTTCCGAACAAAATTTCTTCGCTGTGAACAATTTTTCCGCTCACATCATTGATCACCAGTTTACCTTCAACTCCGGTAAAAGCAACCGTAAACGATCCATGAGAAGGATTCGGGTAAATGGACATTCCGCCCTCGGAAATTGTTTCCCCCAATCCGGCTCCGAGTGTAGCCGTATACACGTAATCCCGGAAATTAGCGATCATTGTTGCTGCTTCTGCCAGTTCACCATGAACCACCAAACCGCCGCTCACGTCGATATCCTGAAGTGCTTTTTCATAATCGGCATCGATGTGAATGGATTCACCACCGTTTTCACTAACACTTTGCGCAAGAACTGCCGTTTCAAAGTAATTGGCATCACCCAAGCCGTGCAATTCCAATCCTTGATTGAGGCTTGCGCCAGCCATTCCCTCTAATAAAATAAATCGGTAACCCGAAGCCCATCCCCAATGCATCGAGGGTGATTGCGGAGCAAGCGGGTGGTTTGCCGGCAACAATGAAGGATCTTCATGATTGACAGGCGTGTGAACACCAATATGAAAACGGACTCCCTCAATATTGGTCACGCTGAACGAACCCAATTCAATGGTAGTTGAAGTGCCATCAACAGTTACAAGAGCCACTACATCATCGGGTACAGTCATTAACTGGCCGCCATTATGTACAATAGTAAATTTGGTAACGTAGTATTTTAATGCCGAAACGTTAAATGCATTCCCAAGATTATTGGAAGCCGCTGTGGCCAATGCAAAATCATTGGTTCCCAAATGATGGTGCATCACCAGTCGTACAGGTGTTTGAGCGTATGTAGCAGCCAACAGGAAGTTGACCATCAAAAGCGTAAGTAGTTTTTTCATAATCGAGGTAAAATCTATCCAAAAGTAAGGAGAAATGAGTGGTTTTGGTAAACCAAATATCCCATATTGTTGAAATGCCACGCATGCGCGGGACGCATCCCGCGCCACATTCTCCCATTTTTCTATTGTATAAAGCGGCATAATGATTAAATTCGCGATACTATTCAAAACCGGAACAAATGAAAAATGCCCTACACTATTTACTAATTCTCAGCAGTTCATTTATTTTTTCAATCGCCCATTCCCAGGAATTGGTTTACGAGCAGGATCATGGTGTTTCCTTCAACAAAGGAACCATTGATTCGGATGCATTGATTGCGATCATTCAGAAAAAACAGGAAGAACTCAATAAGTTCGTCTTGGGAAGATTGATCACCGAATCGTGGTTTTCGCTTACACCGGGCGATTCCAGCCGGTTAGACAATTTCACCACGAAATATCTGGTTTACGAAACATTGAACGAACTCACTATCACGGCCGATAAATCTAAATTCGGGAAAAACACGCTCGAATTGATGAAAGAAGCCTCCATGATTTTCGGGATCGCGGTTGCCGTGAATCAGGAGTTTGATGGAAGCCCGACGTTTACGGTAGACATCGAGAAGTCAAAATTTAAACTGGATTTATTGAAAGATGATATCCTGTTTAACCAGACATTGGATATGGTCTTGAATATCTGCATCGAAAACCCTGAAATACGCGGTTATTTCCCCCTCTATGGAAAATTGGCCAATCCGGAAGATCCTAATCGGGTCTGGTATGAAAAAGACAATCGGTACTGGCAGCAAAAAGATTCACTAAACGCAGAATACGAATCGGCTAAAACCACTGTTAATTCGCTGCTGTCGATCATTGACGAATTAAAATCGATTCGCGAAGGCATTGAGAAGTTGAAAGATGGCACAATCGATTCGGTGCTTACCGTTTCCAACCAGTTGTGGTACGATCTCAAAAACGGCAAAACCATCGATACGGCATTGGTGGATGTACTGACGTCAAAAGTGATCGAAATCAAAAACATCGTTCCTGAATCATTTCTAAAACGTATTCCTGACCTCGAAAAGATCAACCTGAAAATTGATTCTTTGTTGGCAGATACTACTGTGAACCGGAAAATTGCCCATTTGAACGAAATTATTTCGGTGATACAACAATTGAAGACAGACTATGAATTGATCAAATCGGGCGATTACGCGCCATTGCTCAACGTGGTAACAAAAGAAGCATTTGCTTACCTTGAGGCGAATAAAAATTTCGGTCCCAATTCGTCAATGAGCAAAAAAATAATGATGATCGCAGACCAGGCCAGTTTGGACAAGACAATAAAGGAGCATTTAGCCAGGCTGGTGAAAAGTGTTGAACAGTTGGACCTAAACCAGGATTTCGTAGAACAGGTAGAGCAGCTACAGGCGTATTACAACGACTGGAAACAACAGCAGAGAGTTGGTGTTTATGATCAGAGTAAAGTGGATGCGTTGCTAAAAGCATTGGATGAAGAGGGGAAGAAATTGAACGCACCAACCAAACCGTTCGAGACGTTCCAAAAGTCATTGCAGAAACAATCGAAAGTAGAGTTGGCAAACAACCGCGGAGTTACCAAGTCCTACATTGTAAACCTGATGGACGACTTAAGAAAGGATGAACCATTGTGGGATTCGGTCTTGAAACGCAAGCGATTTGCACCTTATTTTACACAGCGACAGTCGACCGTTGATCAGTTAATGGAGGAACTGACATCCATTTCCGAGCGTATTAAAATGGTTCAGGAATTACTTGAAATGCTGGCGAACGTGAAAAAACCGGAAGGAATTCAAGGCTTTACGTTTAACGAAGAGCAAGTGGAATCATCGAAAGAATTGATCAACCGATTGATTGATTACATCGACAAAAGCGGAAAATTTAATGCCTCTGCCGTTTACCTGAGAAGCGTAGTCAATAATGTGACCTACAAAGCTGCCGATTCGGTAAAACAACTTCCGGCGACAATTAGTTTAAGTTTTGAATCGGTGGTTTATAGTTTGAACGATAAACTGGTGAAACCATCCCAATTGTACCGCTCCCGTTATTTTCAGGCGTACATCAATATCGGGGTGAATTATTCGTCGTTTTTGAATAATAACAACCTGCAGGTAAACGATGACGGTACCACAAGCCGTATGAACAGTTTGGCCTTTGCCAGTGAAAAAATCGGGGTTAAATTCAAGATCTGGAATTACCGGTATACCCGTTCTTTTCAACCGGGAGTTAGTTTTGACTACTATAACCGGAATGGAACGTCGCGTAGCTGGAATCGGCCGCAGCCAAAACCGATTTTAGATGATTTCTTCATCGATATTCACACGGGAGGATTATTGTACAACGTGGTGAACCTGAAAACAGAAGAGAATTTTGACTTCCCGTTTGTGGGAATTGGGTTGGGTTGCAGGACTTTTAACGGAATCACCTTTTCAGGATCGCTCAATCAGCCTTACACCAACAATGCATTCAATACCGACAACCTGTTTTTCATGTTCTCGATAGATATTCCAATCATCGAATACATCACAGCAATTCGGTCGAAATAATAATTGTGGGTGCGCGATGACTTGTCCCCATAAGTCTGATGCGCACCCACAAAAATCACCTATAAAAGGTTATTGTTGTATAATTAATCGTTGTGTGTGTAATTCCTTGTTGTTGGAGATCAGGGAAACAAGATACATTCCCGGCTCAAGAGTTCCTTTGGCCAATTCCAGTTTTTCCGATTCGCGTACCGTCAACTCAATGGTTTTGATGAGTTTTCCGTTCATATCAAAAATCATGATAGACGATTGTGCTGTTGGGTCGATTCCTGTAAATCCGATGGTCACGGTGGAGTTGCTCGGGTTCGGGTGAATCGTCATCGTACTTGAAAGACTGAGCGGATCAAGATTCCCCGACTGAATATCTTTGATGCGGGCAAGTTCATCCTGCAGGCTTGCAATGGTTGATTGTTGTTCTTTGATCGCTTCAACAACAACGGGAATCAAGGCAGTGTAATTTACCGCTTTGTAGCCGTTTTCTAGGGTGTAAACCATTTCAGGTAACACTTTTTCGACTTCCTGTGCAATGAACCCCAGTTGTTTTTCGTCACCGAATCCCATTTCCGGATTTCGCACTTTGTCCCAGTTATAAGCAACTCCGCGCATTTTCAACAATTTATCAAGCGAACCTTCGAGGGCAGTCACGTCTTTTTTGTAACGGGCATCGGATGTAATGAGGTAACCGTCGCTCATGGTAATTCCGTTTACTTTGAGTTTTAAAACACCGCTGGTAACCGAACTCCATGGGCCCGGCTGAACGTTATTGGTTAAGGTAACAGTGAATGGAAACGGTCCTGTAGTCGCAATTCCCACCGAAGTGCCATCGTCGTAGATTTGCGAACAAGCGTAGCTTCCGCTATTGTATTTCGGGACATAATTAGTTGCAAAACAGCTGTTAAGCGCCACCGCATTTATGGCAATTTTACTGTCGTAAACGTATCCCGCCTGATCGATTACCAAGAGATTTCCCTTTCCGGTTTGCAGGTTTTCAAAGCGCACATTGGAATTGGTTCCGGGATCGAGTGGCTTAAAAGCTGCGTCGATGTGCATCGTTGCTGTTGGAGCAGCCGTATGCAAACCGAAATTACCTGTCGCTACCATAGTCCCGATTTCAAGATTTTGCGACGGAATCCACGAATCGAACTGGAAAATAAGGCGGTTGATATCGGGTACCATATCTACATTGTCACCAAAAGCAATAATGGCATTGGCTTCATTCCAGTTGTCGTAGCGCAATCCGAAAAAGGCCCTGTCGGTTGACCAATTGGAAGTAAACCCGTAATAGTTGCAATTTGCCGGTGGAAAACTGACTACGTCACAGGTACCGATGTTTGCCCATTGATCGGAGGCATTGCCGTAAGTTCCGCTTTGAAGATGACCAAGTCGGTTGTCGGAACCATTTGTGGCGTCGATGATCCAATCATCACCGCTTGTGCAGAGATTACTGGTAGGAAAATTAACCAATTGAGCGTGAACGCTGCCTGCCATGAAAGCAGTAGCCAAGAGTGCGATAGCACCCATTTTTTGAATTCGTGTTTTCATAAGAATAGTGTTTAAATGTTCGTATAAGTTACGAGGAAAGAATTGATCCCTGCAAGTTTTTTATGTTAAAAATAATGCGTTAATGATTGATAAATAGAGGGTTAGTCGTTTGTTTTATTGGCGGTGAAAGGTAGTTTAAAGCAACTATTTTTAGTTAACGGAGGTGCAAAATTGTTCGCGCCTCTGTTTGCTAAGGTTTGTGTCCTTTACAGCTTTCGTTGATCGAAAGGTAGAAATCATTGACCATACAATGTAGCTCGGGACACATCCCGAGCTGGTAATTGCCCAATTTCAAAGAATTACATAAAATGTGATTCTGTGTGAAGAATTTATTAATCCAATTTAAGCCTCCGTTGTCTTCACACCGGCATACATCGTACTACTGATTCCCATCAAAGCAAGCATAGTGTCGTCAAACTGCGGCATGATGAGTACTCCAACCACCTGCATTACAAAATAACAGCTCAGGAATACGGTGAACAACAATAATTGAAGCCGGTGAAGGCTAATGCTTTTGCCATCGTTTAACATGTCGAACATAAGTCCTTTGGAATGTTGTCCGTCGGTTTCAAATTGTGTGACTGCCTCAGTCGCTGTAAGTGTACCTCCGCCAGCCGGCTTATCGATGATTCTGCCCAAATAGAATGTACCACCACTGATACCAAGCAGGAGCAGAGTGCTTCCGGTAGGTGAGGTGAGTACATCGGTAATGATCCAGATATGCAGAATGCCGAAGAAAATCACAATGAGCCACAGCAGGAATTGAAAACGGGCCAAACTGTAAGGAATCTCCCTGATATTAATAACTCCCGTTGCTGCATCGGTCTTTTCGATTGCCTTGAAACCGATTTTTACCCCATTGGAAGCGTACAATGATGTGTCTTTAAGAAACGCCCTTCCGTATTTGATAATCAGAATAACCAATAAGATGAATAAAGGATAAAACACCCACGGAATCCACCAAATGGTGGTGTACAAAATAATCTGGTGTTTTTTGTCCGGATTATGATATTCCTTCGTGAGCGTTCCCATGTTTACATTCACTCGATGGTGAAACTTCCAGTAATTCGGATTACTGTACATCAGTTGCCACGGAGAAGTTTCTGCTGTATCACGTTCCAGCTGAAAGATCAGCGCCGGTTCCGAATCGTTGATGAAATGAGGTTTCATATTCGGAAAACAGATGCCATCGATCCAAAGACGGTAACGGCTCATATTGAGGCGTGCACTGTCCAGGTCCCTGCGGTCGATTTTCACCATGATGTAATCGCCCGGATACACATTGTTACCATAACTATTGGGTTCAAAATCAAGATCTTCGCGGTATTTTCTGATGGAAAGAACACGGATGTATTTCTGTTTCGTGGAATCTACCGTCGCCGAATCGGTTTTCACTTTAGGTGGTGTAGCTGGTTTCGTTTCGGCCTGAAGCGTAAAACTCATGAATATCGCCAAAAGGCTGATAAAATAAGGTGTTAAGCGTGCGTATTTCATAGTGATAGTTGTTGTGAATAGTACTCTTTTTTTAGTTCAACGATTTAAATATAGTTTTTTTTTGAATTATGAATGAGGTAATTATAAATTCTGAAGAGAAGTCCCTTGATAATTTATAATTCCCGAACCGCGTCCGCCTTTGGCGCGATTCATAATTTTTGGCTTTACACAAAAAGAAAAAGTATTAGCTTTAATTGGCTTGCCTTCACCCTCATTATCCTTTATTTTTATTAGATGAATCTACTAAGGGTTTCTGCATTGCTGGCGTTTTTGTGCCATTCTGGTGAAGTTGTGGACAGCCATAGCTCACCTGATGCCGATTTGAACAGCGCCAAACGTGGATTTGCACCCTATCCCATGTTGAAGGACGCGGTTAACGTGCCACCTTCTCCCGTTTTGCAGAAAGCCACCAAAGCAGTTCCTTTCGATGACCCCGATTCGTTTTTCAAAGCACTCGCCCACAAAACATTTAATGATACGAGGGTACTCGAACTGCATCCGGGCGACCTCAATGCCGATGGTTTGCAGGATATGCTCATCCTCACCAGCCGTGAACCGGAAGATTCCGAAAAACCTCCGAGAAGAGCAAGACCTATACAGTACAGAAGAGTGTTACTATTCCTGCAATTGGAAGATGGCGATTATCGTTTTGTTGCCTACAACAACCACATTGTCGTAAGCTCCGTGTCGGATACAACAGCGCCCAAAAGACGGGCAGACCCGTACCACAGCATTAGCGTTTCAGAAGGAAAAATCGCCTTCCGGTTCGTCTACGGATCGCGGCAGCGCGACATCGTTACCAATACATATGTCTACAAGCCTGAATACAGTTATTGGTACCAGGAAAGTGTCTTGAAAGAAACCCGTTACTGTAATTTGTGCGATGATCCGCCACGAAAAACGGAGGCTCAATCTACGTTGACAAAAACCAAGGGGTATAAAAAAAACCGGTTTTGATCGTAGGCGCGGGACGCATCCCGCGCCAATCCCAAAACACACGCCAGCGTGTGTTTTATGGAAACCCATTATCATTTCCGTTTCCGCAGATAATCCCGTTTGTCTTTCAGCACCTTCCGTTTGTATTTTGCCTGGTATTTCAGGTTATTACTGATCACATGTGCCGCGCGTTTTTTTGTGAGCGAAATTTCCTTTACAAAAGCTTTGTGACGCACCAATTCCGCCTTGTTATCCTGTTTAATCGCCTTGTACAGGTTATAGTGCTGACCTCTGAAGAATTCATATCCGGTAGTGAAATCCAGTATCGGTAACTGATGCTTGAAAAAATAGCAGTAATCCTTTTTGGTAAGTTCCAGGAAACGGTTGCGTGCTGCCTCAAGACTGTCTTTTCTGATAATGTTCCCGGTGTATAAACGTGCGTAAAGCTTCAGTGTTTTTAGCTGTTGAGCGTCTCTTCGCTTGATGAGTTTATTCAATTCAATGAAATGAGCATACATCGTATCAGACGGAAACAACACCTGATCTTTCACCGAAAGCAAGAGCGCCTGTTCGTATTGCCTGATCGAATCCTGGAATTCAACGATCCGTTTGTCTCGATCATCTTTTAAATCGTAAATGCGGGCGTAAACACAACGGTAGAAGTAATTGTTTTGCGGACTGAGCAGTTTTTCCTGTTCCCAGACATTATCCGACAGCTGATTCAGGCGAACAAGGAAATCCGACTCCAAAAAATCAATCCGTTCATTCATCGAATCCAGCTTGCTTTCGCTGAGGCCGATCCTGTTTTCGATGCCTTCGGCGGTTTCCTCTTTCAATTGCTTGGCTGCCGGGTTCTTTGGCCTGAAGCGCAGCTGTGTACGGTGATTTCGTAAACTCACCCGCTGGCCGGATTTAATCTTCGGACTGATCGTCTTGATTTTATTCGCCCGTTTCCGCAGGTTCGAAACGTTGGTGATATTGACCGCCGTGTGTTGTTGGTTCCTTTTCCGCTGCAGCTTCACCTTCTCATTGTCTTTCGATGTGTGGAACTTGAAATAAGCCTTGTTTTGCGGATGGC
Encoded proteins:
- a CDS encoding cytochrome-c peroxidase, which produces MKKWNRIWLALLLGVVIFSCKKTLLDPTGNTSLDLTPYTIDYNTLADPNLPGDNPLTKEKVELGRMLFYENLLSGDGTMSCSSCHNQNNAFSDTAQFSTGIDGLQGARQAMAIFNMAWNDNEFFWDGRAHFLRDQALKPIQDPLEMHETLPNAIAKLEAKGRYRVQFSKAFGNDSITSDRMALALEAFMFTLVSNQSKYDRYLTGNATLSASEERGRALFFDEYNPFFPELSGADCAHCHSGSNFENDQYMNNGLDDEAQISDLGRQTVTNSATDKGKFKVPSLRNIALTFPYMHDGRFRTLEEVVEHYNSGIHASNTLEPQLAYTMPTGLMLNAQDKMDLVNFLKTLTDYQFIKNPAFGSPF
- a CDS encoding cytochrome-c peroxidase; amino-acid sequence: MQPRILHISLFTALIGFALMACISENGETKLELPPHFPAMNYPENNQFNQDRVDLGRKLFYDPILSRNNDISCASCHKQSLAFADTAAISPGTEGRMGTRNAPTLANVGYNPTVLFDGFLETLEKQILVPIQEHAEMDFNIVDVSKRMKADPAYVAMSKKAYDREPDAFVITRAISAFERTLISSHSKYDAFLQGKKRLSAAETRGKNLFFDRLHCSQCHGGFNFTDFSVRNNGLFPVYADSGRMRVTQLEIDRDMVKVPTLRNITLTAPYMHDGRFKTLRDVLNHYESGGEPHPNKSAVIQPFTLTEAEENDLISFLKTLTDKQFITDKRYSAPK